One part of the Rhodococcus oxybenzonivorans genome encodes these proteins:
- a CDS encoding IclR family transcriptional regulator, producing MRAEDGELTSKHQPLLVLSKITEILDAFSLSRPSMTLGEIQQATGLPTSTVQRLVSNLVAQEFLDRSGDQIRIGVKMAFWAATATKGLDVLAVVTPVLKEIRDATGETASFFRVEQGYRVCVAIAETEHALRRNMYVGKIVPLPAGSAGRVLLAWNPELTEQVLAGPIEPMTEGTVTDTAVLRELIHQARADGYAITAGEREDSASGLAAPVFDSSADVIGALAISGPTLRMPREQCEKWVDLLVGSAEKVTRTLGGRYPS from the coding sequence ATGCGAGCGGAAGACGGCGAATTGACCTCCAAGCACCAACCGTTGCTGGTCTTGAGCAAGATCACGGAGATTCTCGATGCGTTCAGCCTGTCGCGTCCGTCGATGACGCTGGGCGAGATCCAGCAGGCGACGGGTCTGCCGACGTCGACGGTCCAACGGCTGGTCAGCAACCTGGTGGCGCAGGAATTTCTCGACCGGTCCGGCGATCAGATCCGGATCGGCGTGAAGATGGCGTTCTGGGCTGCGACGGCCACCAAGGGACTCGACGTGCTGGCTGTCGTCACGCCGGTGCTGAAGGAGATCCGCGACGCCACCGGCGAGACCGCCAGCTTCTTCCGGGTCGAGCAGGGTTACCGCGTGTGCGTGGCCATCGCGGAGACCGAGCACGCGCTGCGCCGGAACATGTACGTCGGAAAGATCGTCCCCTTGCCCGCGGGCTCGGCGGGCCGGGTGTTGCTCGCCTGGAACCCGGAACTCACCGAACAGGTCCTCGCCGGCCCCATCGAGCCGATGACCGAGGGCACCGTCACCGACACCGCGGTGCTGCGTGAACTGATCCACCAGGCCCGGGCCGACGGGTACGCCATCACCGCCGGGGAGCGGGAAGACAGCGCGTCGGGATTGGCTGCGCCCGTGTTCGATTCGTCCGCCGACGTGATCGGTGCCCTCGCGATCAGCGGGCCAACACTCCGCATGCCGCGCGAGCAGTGCGAGAAGTGGGTGGATCTGCTCGTCGGCAGCGCCGAGAAGGTCACCCGGACGCTGGGTGGTCGCTACCCGTCATGA
- a CDS encoding glycerate kinase produces MTVLIAPDSFKGTYTAGEVADAVAGGVESFGGTAIRLPVADGGEGTLDVLAVPLGLRPVVARARNPWGSPCRPTYGLSENGTAVIEIAAASGITTPHDGPRDPITATTYGTGMLVADAARRGARHIVIAAGGSATTDGGTGAIAAIEAGGGFRGASVTVLTDVTTRYIDAARVFGPQKGADAEAVQLLTRRLEAKARALPRDPSEVDGTGAAGGFSGGMWARYGAELRSGAEYVLDVTGFDALAADASAIVVGEGRLDGQTKAGKIISAILARAGTTPVYAVVGSVGDDLGDYGSRFAGVFVATDTVAMHEAGRTIAAQLMTGSDHPASG; encoded by the coding sequence ATGACGGTTTTGATTGCCCCCGACAGTTTCAAGGGCACCTATACCGCAGGCGAGGTCGCCGACGCCGTCGCCGGCGGGGTCGAGTCATTCGGCGGTACCGCGATCCGGCTGCCGGTCGCCGACGGCGGCGAGGGCACCCTCGACGTTCTCGCGGTCCCCCTCGGACTGCGCCCGGTCGTCGCCCGCGCCCGCAACCCCTGGGGTAGTCCGTGCCGGCCGACGTACGGACTGTCCGAAAACGGGACGGCGGTCATCGAGATCGCCGCAGCCTCCGGGATCACCACACCGCACGACGGTCCCCGCGACCCGATCACCGCCACCACCTACGGCACCGGGATGCTCGTCGCCGACGCAGCCCGGCGCGGTGCCCGGCACATCGTCATCGCGGCCGGCGGTTCCGCCACCACGGACGGGGGCACCGGCGCCATCGCCGCCATCGAGGCAGGCGGCGGGTTCCGGGGCGCTTCCGTCACCGTGCTGACCGACGTCACCACCCGGTACATCGACGCCGCCAGGGTGTTCGGACCGCAGAAGGGTGCCGACGCGGAAGCTGTGCAACTGCTCACGCGGCGACTCGAGGCGAAGGCGCGGGCTCTGCCCCGCGACCCGTCCGAAGTCGACGGCACCGGCGCGGCAGGCGGGTTCTCCGGCGGCATGTGGGCACGGTACGGCGCCGAACTCCGCTCCGGCGCCGAGTACGTCCTCGATGTGACCGGTTTCGACGCCCTCGCCGCGGACGCGTCGGCGATCGTGGTGGGCGAGGGCAGGCTCGACGGACAGACGAAAGCGGGCAAGATCATCTCCGCGATCCTCGCCCGCGCGGGCACCACCCCGGTGTACGCCGTCGTCGGCTCCGTGGGCGACGATCTCGGCGATTACGGGTCCAGGTTCGCCGGCGTTTTCGTCGCCACGGACACCGTGGCCATGCACGAAGCCGGCCGCACGATCGCGGCGCAACTCATGACGGGTAGCGACCACCCAGCGTCCGGGTGA